One Campylobacter sp. RM16192 genomic region harbors:
- a CDS encoding fumarylacetoacetate hydrolase family protein: MKFVTFFDGCVKSGIVSLDGSIISFSEMRLDFSDLNDFILRAGKQDYERLKEFKNHTSKLKFGEAKLLAPIVTPRQDIICLGINYMEHAKESAKFKGEKFDGTREYPVYFSKRVNEIVGHNGEILAHEDVTQKLDYEVELALIIKKDAKNVSEQEAGEYILGYTILNDFSARDLQIRHKQFYFGKSLDTHCAMGPVVVTPDELDSANLDIKCYVNNELRQNSNTSQMIFDERYVIAELSQAMTLKAGTIISLGTPSGVGMGLEPPKFLKSGDVVRCEIENIGVLENIIK, translated from the coding sequence ATGAAATTTGTAACATTTTTTGACGGCTGTGTAAAAAGTGGCATAGTAAGCCTTGATGGTTCTATCATCAGCTTTAGCGAAATGAGACTTGATTTTAGTGATTTAAATGATTTTATCTTACGAGCCGGCAAGCAAGACTATGAGCGTTTAAAAGAATTTAAGAATCATACGAGCAAGCTTAAATTTGGTGAGGCAAAGCTGCTTGCACCTATCGTAACTCCGCGTCAAGATATCATCTGCCTTGGCATAAACTACATGGAGCATGCCAAGGAGTCGGCCAAATTTAAAGGCGAGAAATTTGATGGCACGCGCGAATATCCGGTCTATTTTTCAAAGAGGGTGAATGAAATAGTCGGGCATAATGGCGAAATTTTAGCTCATGAAGATGTCACGCAAAAGCTTGATTATGAAGTAGAACTCGCGCTCATTATAAAAAAAGACGCTAAAAACGTAAGCGAGCAAGAAGCGGGCGAATATATCCTTGGATACACTATACTAAATGATTTTAGCGCGCGTGATTTGCAAATTCGTCATAAGCAGTTTTATTTCGGCAAGTCGCTTGACACTCACTGTGCGATGGGTCCTGTGGTGGTGACACCTGATGAGCTTGATAGTGCAAATTTGGATATCAAATGCTACGTAAACAATGAGCTCAGACAGAACTCAAATACTTCACAAATGATCTTTGATGAAAGGTATGTAATCGCCGAGCTAAGCCAAGCGATGACGTTAAAAGCAGGCACCATCATCTCTCTTGGCACGCCAAGTGGAGTTGGCATGGGGCTTGAGCCGCCTAAATTTCTAAAGAGCGGCGACGTGGTGCGTTGCGAGATAGAAAATATCGGAGTGCTTGAAAATATTATAAAGTAA
- a CDS encoding SAM-dependent methyltransferase — protein sequence MSIKFSSYFNEWLNENYYKSPARVGKSGDFYTSVSVGPLFGVTLAYHFLNLVGKGEFSPHVNIVEIGANDGAMMCDFISGIFTFRPEILKTLKFNIIEPHENLKEIQTQNFKQKFGDEVCVKHFNSLKECGFNEAFFISNELLDCFACEVVDGGKMLYVKDDELFWDSINSDTLATCKKFGVNKGEVMLGLKEFANDIKNCANRLKFITFDYGDMSRRDDITLRVYKDHKVFSPFELANLKEYFGISDITYDVNFAQVEEEFESCGLKFKSFKKHSVAIVEFGGAEVLEYVLKNGGESAYKSFLKQFKFLTSPEFLGERFKMIEFDKEI from the coding sequence GTGAGTATAAAATTTAGCTCGTATTTTAACGAGTGGCTAAATGAAAACTACTATAAATCCCCCGCTAGAGTAGGCAAAAGCGGGGATTTTTACACTTCCGTTAGCGTCGGACCTCTTTTTGGCGTCACGCTTGCTTATCATTTTTTAAATTTAGTTGGAAAAGGCGAATTCTCACCGCATGTAAATATCGTTGAGATAGGTGCAAACGACGGCGCCATGATGTGTGATTTTATAAGCGGAATCTTTACCTTCAGACCTGAAATTTTAAAAACGCTAAAATTTAATATCATCGAACCGCATGAAAATTTAAAAGAGATCCAAACTCAAAATTTCAAGCAAAAATTTGGTGATGAAGTATGCGTAAAACACTTTAATAGCCTTAAAGAGTGTGGGTTTAACGAGGCTTTTTTCATCTCAAACGAGCTTCTTGATTGCTTTGCTTGTGAAGTGGTGGATGGTGGTAAAATGCTTTATGTGAAAGATGATGAGCTCTTTTGGGATAGCATAAATAGCGACACTTTAGCAACTTGCAAAAAATTTGGCGTTAATAAAGGCGAAGTTATGCTTGGGCTCAAGGAGTTTGCGAATGACATTAAAAACTGTGCAAATAGGCTTAAATTCATCACTTTTGACTATGGAGATATGAGCAGGCGAGATGATATAACGCTTAGAGTTTACAAAGATCACAAGGTTTTTAGCCCTTTTGAGCTTGCAAATTTAAAAGAGTATTTCGGCATAAGCGATATAACTTATGATGTTAATTTCGCGCAGGTTGAAGAGGAGTTTGAAAGCTGCGGGCTTAAATTTAAAAGCTTTAAAAAGCATTCCGTAGCGATAGTGGAATTCGGCGGCGCAGAGGTGCTTGAATACGTGCTTAAAAACGGTGGCGAGAGCGCTTATAAAAGCTTCTTAAAACAGTTTAAGTTCCTAACTAGCCCTGAGTTTTTGGGCGAGAGATTTAAAATGATAGAGTTTGATAAGGAGATATGA
- a CDS encoding acetylornithine transaminase → MYLLNTYARFDFGFERGEGSVLFDAKGRDYIDFASGIGVNSLGYAHKRIVKTISEQAGKILHSSNIYRIKPQEKLAKQISKMLGFKTFSFFCNSGAEANECAIKLARKYGATNFKEKKFEIISLANSFHGRTLATLKLTGQDKFHPEIYAPYIDGFKFYGSISEIIENISEKTVAVMIELVQGEGGINALDKSEVKRLAKVLKEKDLLLITDEVQCGVFRTGEFVTSKLYGLKPDIITFAKGLGAGVPIGVCVSKKEIFEPGDHGSTFGGNFLATATALTALDELKKLKKSGKIDKQIEIFNENLDELCAKFPKAIKQKEGLGLMLGLVLHEGVNLADIIKLAAKNRVLVLKSGTSTLRFLPPLNMKKSEIKEGFKRLQKALGEYKI, encoded by the coding sequence ATGTATCTTTTAAACACTTATGCAAGATTTGATTTTGGATTTGAAAGGGGCGAGGGCTCTGTGCTTTTTGACGCAAAGGGCAGAGATTATATCGATTTTGCCTCGGGTATCGGCGTAAATTCGCTCGGATACGCTCATAAAAGAATTGTAAAAACCATAAGCGAACAAGCGGGCAAGATACTTCACAGCTCAAACATATACCGCATAAAACCGCAAGAAAAGCTTGCAAAGCAGATTTCAAAAATGCTCGGCTTTAAAACCTTTAGCTTCTTTTGCAATTCCGGTGCAGAGGCAAACGAGTGCGCCATAAAGCTAGCCAGAAAGTATGGTGCGACAAATTTTAAAGAGAAGAAATTTGAGATCATAAGCCTTGCAAACTCCTTTCATGGCAGAACTCTTGCGACCTTAAAGCTAACCGGTCAAGATAAATTTCATCCCGAAATTTACGCTCCTTATATCGATGGCTTTAAATTTTACGGCAGTATCAGCGAGATAATTGAAAATATAAGCGAAAAAACCGTTGCCGTTATGATAGAGCTTGTTCAAGGCGAGGGCGGTATAAACGCACTTGATAAGAGCGAAGTAAAACGCCTCGCAAAGGTTTTAAAGGAGAAAGACTTGCTTCTTATAACCGATGAGGTGCAGTGCGGAGTATTTAGAACGGGCGAGTTTGTGACTTCTAAACTTTACGGCTTAAAGCCTGACATCATAACCTTTGCCAAAGGGCTTGGCGCTGGCGTGCCGATAGGTGTTTGCGTAAGCAAAAAAGAGATATTTGAACCAGGCGATCACGGCTCAACTTTTGGAGGCAATTTCTTAGCAACTGCTACTGCGCTAACTGCACTAGATGAGCTTAAGAAGCTTAAAAAAAGCGGCAAGATAGATAAGCAGATAGAAATTTTTAACGAAAATTTAGACGAGCTATGCGCTAAATTTCCAAAAGCTATAAAGCAAAAAGAGGGTCTTGGACTCATGCTAGGGTTAGTGCTTCATGAAGGCGTAAATTTAGCAGACATCATAAAGCTAGCCGCTAAAAACCGCGTTTTGGTGCTTAAATCAGGCACAAGTACGCTTAGATTTTTGCCGCCTTTAAATATGAAAAAAAGCGAGATAAAAGAGGGCTTTAAAAGACTTCAAAAGGCTCTTGGTGAGTATAAAATTTAG